In Bacillus sp. S3, the sequence TTTAAACATGTCGACCAAAATATAACGAATATCCTATCAACACTCACTAGTATTGCTATGATTCTTGCAATCGTTCCGTTTATTGTTTTTTATTTTTTACGGGATGATGAGAAACTGAAGCCCGCTCTCTTGAAAAATCTTCCTGTTGAACATGTAGAAGAGGGAAATTTGATTCTGGTCGATATTGATAAGACCTTATCCGCTTATATAATTGGACAATGTATCATCGCATTAGCCGATGGAATCTTGCTCTATATCGGTTTTTGCATGATTGGCCTGAATAATAGTCTAGTGCTTGCCATTTTCGCCATGTGCATGACGGTTGTACCTTTTTTTGGGCCTGTGATAGGAATGATCCCGGCCGTCCTTGTCGCACTCTTACAAAGTCCATTTATGGTTTTAAAAGTCGTTTTGGTTGTCATCGTGGCTCAACAAATAGATGGGAGTTTGGTTACACCTAAAGTGATGGGGAAAAAACTTGATCTTCATCCGTTAACTGTCATTTTCATTTTGTTAATTTCAGGGGCTATTTATGGATTTGTCGGAATTATTATCGCCATTCCCCTCTACTCGGTTGTTAAAGTGACCCTTCAAAATGTCATTCGATTTTATAAGCTGAGGAAAAGTGAAAACGTGCAGTCCAAATAACCCTTAGTCTACAAAAACCTCAACTTCTATATCGGTGGTTTCTTTGAAAATTCTCCAAACCCCTACGTAGACCGATTCTACGTCGGGGGTTCTTTGAAAAATTATCCAAACCCTTACGTAGACCGATTCTATATGGCTGATTTGGCTAAATTCACATTCAAATATCAAAATATGAGAATGCATAGGCGGAGTATTTCCGGCTAATGTATATAGCGGAAGCAGAAGAAGCAGTTATAAGCGGAGATATTCCGGTTAACTGCTCAAAATAAGGCAAAAATCAACGATTTGAATAAGATAGGCGGAAAAACTCCCCTTATTTTTAAGGAAAAAAGGACATTTCCCAATATAAACGGAGTACTTTTTCCCTACATATCATTTTATATAGATTCGTCCAACACCTATAAGCGCCCTCATTAAAAATCGAAATATTTAGAAAATAGATCCCGTATTTATTCTAAAAATAATTATAAGAAATATATGATTAATGAAGGAACGAATAAAAAAAGGGGGGAACACAATTGAAAAATTTTTTAACCGCCATACCATTATCGTTGCAGCATTTGTTTGCGATGTTTGGTGCGACCATTTTGGTGCCGGCACTAACCGGTCTTGATCCGGGCAGTGCGCTTATTGCCAGTGGGTTAGGAACGTTGATTTTCCACCTAATTACACGTGGAAAAGTTCCTACGTATCTAGGTTCATCTTTTGCCTTTATTGCCCCGCTTGCGTTGTATGTAGGGAAGTTACATTCACCGGGTCAAGCCGTTGCAGGTCTTATCAGCGTTTCCATTGTTTATGCTATTGTATCTATCATCATTTCCTTTTTCGGCTTTGAAAGAGTTCGCAAGGTTATTCCTGCCGTTGTCGTTGGGCCTGTTGTAAGTATTATCGGTCTTTCACTGGCAACCACGGCGGTGACCAGCATGGCTTCGACCCATTGGGATGTCGCGATCGTCAGCCTTCTTGCAGCGGTCATCGCAACGCTTGCAGGTACGAAGGTGATCCGCCTTTTACCGCTCATCATCGGTCTTGCAGTAGGGTATGCTTATGCCGCGGTTCGAGGGTTGGTGGATTTTCATACCATCGCCTCTGCACCGGCATTTGCTCTTCCCCATTTTGTCATGCCGGAGTTCACCTGGGTCGTGATCTTCGGAATGGCGCCGATTGCCCTGGTTACCATCATCGAAGACCTTGGGCATATGTTTGTGCTAAATGAAATTACCGGAAAAGATGTAACAAAGAATCCCGGATTTTCTAGCATCCTATGGGGGAATGGCATTGCAACATTAGTTTCGGGGTTCATCGGCGGTCCCGCACAAACAACTTACGCGGAAAACCTCGGGGTTCTAGCCATCACGCGCCAGTTTTCCAGCAGGATCATTCAAGGCGCTGCTGTTCTATCCATTCTTCTTGGCTTGTTCGGTAAAGTGGGAGCATTTATCCAATCGATTCCAGTTGCCGTAATGGGTGGCATTTGCATCCTGCTCTTTGGTATGATCGCTGCAATGGGAATCCGACACCTCCTTGAGGAAAAAGTGAGTCTGGCCAATATGAAAAACTTGATCATCGTCGCGATCATCTTCATCATCGGTGTTGGATATGCTCATAATGGTATCGCCTACGCTACCATTGCCGGCTTGCTCATCTATTGGCTCGTACCCGATTTTACGACAAAAAATGAAGGGTAAAAATGAATTGGCCATTCCAAGCATTTGCCGCGGAATGGCTTTTTATTTTTCGGTAAACACAGCTTTACAACCATGGACAATAAATGACTTCACAATGAAAAATCACAGGGACGGGACGGTTCACATGGTCACCCCATGATCTACATATCCCAAGCTTTTTTTAAAAGTGATAATCCCGTCTGAATTTGCTGGGAAGAGAGGTTTGCAAATCCTAATAGTAAATGTGGCTGTACGGCTAGATTTTCAATAAATAAGGGACTGGTTGGATAGACCTTTACATTTTCTTTAAATGCTTTTTCAATTAATTCAGTTTCACTGTAGGGGGTGTTTACTTTAATCATTACATACAGACCTGCATTTGTACCAATGACTTCAAGTTGATCAGGAAACATCGTCTTAAGTTGTTCCACTAAGAAATGCATCTTTCCTTTATACACTTTCCTCATGCGTTTAATGTGCTTCTCCCATTCACCTGATTTCATAAATTCCGTCATGGTTAGCTGATGCAGCAATGACGCATTATGTTCAAAGTGTCCAAATTGCGCGCAATAGGAAGGGAGTAATGGTTCGGGCAATACCATATATGCCAGTCGAATAGCCGGCAAAAATGATTTTGAAAATGTCCCTAAATAAATGACGCGACTTGCATCTAGAGAAGCTAACGCAGGGAAAGTTTTTTGGCCATATCGATATTCACCATCATAATCATCTTCAATTAAGTAACCTTGTCTTTGATGTACCCATTGAATCAATTGCCATCTTTGTTGAATGGATAATGCTGTACCAAATGGATATTGATGAGAAGGAGTCACGTAAAATAATGAGCTTTCTTTTTGTGAAAGTTCCTCCATGGCTAACCCTTGGTTTGTAACAGTGATCGCTTCCATTTGAAATTTCTGTATTTGGAACACTTCTCTAGCACCGTCGTATCCGGGATTTTCTAAAAGGATGCTTGAAAATATATCTTTTAATAAGAAGCTAAGATGTAGTAATAATTGCTGCGTGTTGCTGCCAACAACAATTTGTTCAGGTTTAATTTGAAGACCTCTTGCTTGCAGCAAGTAATTAGCGATTTCAACTTTAAACGAATCTTCTCCCAAAGACTGTCCATATGTATAGCTATTTGCTTGTTTGAGAATCGCATTTGACATTTGCCGCCATTTTTTCATAGGGAAGTGTTCTTGATCGATCGCACCTATTCTAAAATCAATGGTATGATTTAGCGGTTTTGGTATTTTGGGCTGAGTTGTTGGATTTGTTGGATTAATAAAGAACGGTTCCAATTGATTGACAAAATAACCCTTTTTCTCTTCAGAGCGTATATAGCCTTCAGCTAGTAATAGTTCATATGCTTGTAAGGTTGTATTTCGACTTACATGAAGTGTTTCTGCAAGAGAACGGATAGAAGGTAATCGTTCATCAGAAGCAATCTTATTACTTTCAATGATTTCTTTAAATTGTTCGTATATTTGAATATATTTTGGCTGATATGGATTGAATGGGAAAATAAAATGATACAAGAAAATCGACCTTTCTGACATTCGAAAAAGTTTATTCTTGTATCTTTTTGAATGTCAATCTATTTTCTATAATTATACTTAATTTAAAGGAAATGAGGAATAGTGATGATTATCGAACGCTTAGCAGTAGAAGATGTAGAAGCAGTGGCAGATTTATTCAATGCCTATCGAAAATTTTATCATCAACAAAGCGATATTCAGGCTGCAAAACAATTTTTAAAAGCACGTCTCTTAAATGAAGATTCCATTTTATTCGTAGCGAAAATGGATAATCAGTGTGTTGGATTTACGCAGTTGTATCCAACATTCTCATCCGTTGCGATGAAACGGGCTTTTATTTTAAATGATTTGTATGTAGCAGAAGATTATCGGAGACATGGTATTGCAGAAAAATTAATGGAACAAGCCTTTCAATTTGCAAAACAGCACGATGCGCGATCTATTGCATTAGAAACAGGTGCGTTAAATACAAAAGCGCAAGCTCTATATGAAAAAGTAGGCATGGAAGTAGAAAATGATGTCAAACACTATATCTATTATTGGTGATGTTAAAGAAAACCACAGGGACGGTTCACCCATGGTTCATCTTGTATGGAAAAGCTCATTTTCATAAAGGCTTTTTATTTAAATGAATGATTTCAAAAACTGCCTGTTCCGCTGATTGAAGAGCACCTTCAAGATGTCCGCCAAATTGTGAACTTGTCTCTGTTCCAGCAAAAATAATTTTCTCTTTCCAAACCCATGCCTTTGGTAGTAGACTGTAACTCGGAAAGTCTCTTAGCTGCCTTTACTCGCTTGGTTCCCTGAATTTTCAGTCATTTTAATTTTAGTAGACTTCCTCTGTTTGTCAATACCTGCCCAAATAACAATGGGAATAAGCACTAATGAAAACACCCCGCCAGCAATGGAAAGCACTGCATAACTAGAATGGGCGACAATCAATCCGGATAGGCCTCCTCCTATTGCCCCTGACAAAGCAATCCCAACATCTACAGAGCCCTGCGTCTTCGCTCGAGTGGAGGCGTGAGTTGCGTCTACGAGGATTGCTGTACCGCTAATTAAACCGAAATTCCAACCAAGGCCCAGTAAAACAAGTGACAGAACGAGTACGACCATCGAATCAGGAGGTCCTAATGCAGCTAGAATGCCAGAGGCAAGCAGCGTAACAGCAGAAGCAATGGCCATTGTAGCACGACCAATTTTATCAACAAGATGTCCTGTTATTAAAGAAGGTAAAAACATAGCTCCTATATGAAATCCAATCACAAGTCCTACTTCATTCAAATGATGTCCATGGTGTCCCATATGTATGGGTGTCATCGTCATAATGGCAGTCATAACAAATTGAGTTAGAACCATTACTGAAGCTCCAGCAAAAATACCTCGCTTGTTGATCCATAACGAATCGGAATGTTCCCCTAAAATTGAATCACCGGTTGATATTTTAGCATCTGATATTGCTTTAGCAACAATTAAAGGATCTGGCCTGAGAAAAATGCAGAGAATCAAACCAGCAACGATATAAGCTGCTGCAGCTAATAAAAATGGACCCGCTAAAGCTGGAATACCTATGGATATCGCAAACTCACCCATTACATCCACCAGGTTGGGACCTGCTACAGCTCCGAATGTGGTGGAAACCATGGCCATACTAACAGCTTTTGCCCTTTGTGCCCGGTTCGCCATGTCTGTTCCTGCGTAGCGTGCTTGTAAGTTTGTAGCTGATCCAGCCCCATAGACGAGCAGTGAAATAAATAATAGTAGAATGCTAGTTGTTAGTGCTGAAATGACTACTCCAATAGCACCGATCCCTCCAGCTAAAAACCCAAAAGCAAGTCCAGAACGCCGTCCATACGCTTGAGAAAGTCTTCCCACAAGCAGTGCAGCTCCTGCTGACCCTAAAGTAAATAGCGCCGAAGGCAATCCTGTTACACTATCTGTCCCTAACATGTCTTGAGCTAGAAGTGCCCCCACTGTTATTCCTGCGGCAAGTCCTGCTCCTCCAAAAATTTGGGATAAGACAACAACGAGTAATGTTCTCTTATATAGTTGTTTTTGTTTTTCTGGAGAACGAATGTAGACTTGTAACCAGGCCGGTTGAACGTCTAACTTTTTTACGCCATCTTGTATCAAAATGTATCCCACCTTTCTAGAAGCTTATCATCCAACAAGATTTCAAACATCTTAACATGAATAAAAATGCCATACAATATCATAATTGTATGGCAAACAATTTTTTGATTATTTCATAATCTATAATAAAATACCCTTGTTATAAACTTCTATTTCAAAAATACCATTTCAAAAGTAATTAATTTAGGCTGTTTAGTAAGTGTTTAAGGATCATTAATCCT encodes:
- a CDS encoding AI-2E family transporter; the protein is MWINRPFFKYAMGILLILLIIFLFGKIDYFVWPFKKMIATIFFPILVSGLIYYLIRPFVTFFAKYVSKNMSILIVYLLFIGAGYLFFHFTSTPITQQVQQLSHQFPNKVEKISDASLNIMKNNSFGNSSLRMLEEKASSLSNSFFKHVDQNITNILSTLTSIAMILAIVPFIVFYFLRDDEKLKPALLKNLPVEHVEEGNLILVDIDKTLSAYIIGQCIIALADGILLYIGFCMIGLNNSLVLAIFAMCMTVVPFFGPVIGMIPAVLVALLQSPFMVLKVVLVVIVAQQIDGSLVTPKVMGKKLDLHPLTVIFILLISGAIYGFVGIIIAIPLYSVVKVTLQNVIRFYKLRKSENVQSK
- a CDS encoding uracil-xanthine permease family protein; the encoded protein is MKNFLTAIPLSLQHLFAMFGATILVPALTGLDPGSALIASGLGTLIFHLITRGKVPTYLGSSFAFIAPLALYVGKLHSPGQAVAGLISVSIVYAIVSIIISFFGFERVRKVIPAVVVGPVVSIIGLSLATTAVTSMASTHWDVAIVSLLAAVIATLAGTKVIRLLPLIIGLAVGYAYAAVRGLVDFHTIASAPAFALPHFVMPEFTWVVIFGMAPIALVTIIEDLGHMFVLNEITGKDVTKNPGFSSILWGNGIATLVSGFIGGPAQTTYAENLGVLAITRQFSSRIIQGAAVLSILLGLFGKVGAFIQSIPVAVMGGICILLFGMIAAMGIRHLLEEKVSLANMKNLIIVAIIFIIGVGYAHNGIAYATIAGLLIYWLVPDFTTKNEG
- a CDS encoding PLP-dependent aminotransferase family protein translates to MYHFIFPFNPYQPKYIQIYEQFKEIIESNKIASDERLPSIRSLAETLHVSRNTTLQAYELLLAEGYIRSEEKKGYFVNQLEPFFINPTNPTTQPKIPKPLNHTIDFRIGAIDQEHFPMKKWRQMSNAILKQANSYTYGQSLGEDSFKVEIANYLLQARGLQIKPEQIVVGSNTQQLLLHLSFLLKDIFSSILLENPGYDGAREVFQIQKFQMEAITVTNQGLAMEELSQKESSLFYVTPSHQYPFGTALSIQQRWQLIQWVHQRQGYLIEDDYDGEYRYGQKTFPALASLDASRVIYLGTFSKSFLPAIRLAYMVLPEPLLPSYCAQFGHFEHNASLLHQLTMTEFMKSGEWEKHIKRMRKVYKGKMHFLVEQLKTMFPDQLEVIGTNAGLYVMIKVNTPYSETELIEKAFKENVKVYPTSPLFIENLAVQPHLLLGFANLSSQQIQTGLSLLKKAWDM
- a CDS encoding GNAT family N-acetyltransferase, with the translated sequence MIIERLAVEDVEAVADLFNAYRKFYHQQSDIQAAKQFLKARLLNEDSILFVAKMDNQCVGFTQLYPTFSSVAMKRAFILNDLYVAEDYRRHGIAEKLMEQAFQFAKQHDARSIALETGALNTKAQALYEKVGMEVENDVKHYIYYW
- a CDS encoding MFS transporter, which codes for MLIQDGVKKLDVQPAWLQVYIRSPEKQKQLYKRTLLVVVLSQIFGGAGLAAGITVGALLAQDMLGTDSVTGLPSALFTLGSAGAALLVGRLSQAYGRRSGLAFGFLAGGIGAIGVVISALTTSILLLFISLLVYGAGSATNLQARYAGTDMANRAQRAKAVSMAMVSTTFGAVAGPNLVDVMGEFAISIGIPALAGPFLLAAAAYIVAGLILCIFLRPDPLIVAKAISDAKISTGDSILGEHSDSLWINKRGIFAGASVMVLTQFVMTAIMTMTPIHMGHHGHHLNEVGLVIGFHIGAMFLPSLITGHLVDKIGRATMAIASAVTLLASGILAALGPPDSMVVLVLSLVLLGLGWNFGLISGTAILVDATHASTRAKTQGSVDVGIALSGAIGGGLSGLIVAHSSYAVLSIAGGVFSLVLIPIVIWAGIDKQRKSTKIKMTENSGNQASKGS